The nucleotide sequence AGAACTCTATGCGTTATTCTCTTCATCCTCAGCGGAAGGCCATCCACCCCATAGGTGGTTCACATGCCCATCTGGATCACGAAATCTAAAGCTGTAACCTCCGCCTCGCTTATACGTCATTTCACTTACTTCGATTCCTTTGCTTTTTAACTCCTCATAAACCTCATGGATTTGGTCTACCTGCAAGGAGATGATTGGCTGGGCTTGTCCTGACATATCAGTAAAGTCCAAACGCGGAACTTCTGGACAACGAATGAGCCCGAGACCTACTCCGCCTACGTTCAACCAAGCCTCATTGTCTCCGGGTGAAAATTCAAAAGTA is from Brevibacillus brevis and encodes:
- a CDS encoding VOC family protein, producing the protein MSIHVRNFAVVQLPVKNLEVSVKWYRDVLGIPFTFEFSPGDNEAWLNVGGVGLGLIRCPEVPRLDFTDMSGQAQPIISLQVDQIHEVYEELKSKGIEVSEMTYKRGGGYSFRFRDPDGHVNHLWGGWPSAEDEENNA